In the Drosophila takahashii strain IR98-3 E-12201 chromosome 3R, DtakHiC1v2, whole genome shotgun sequence genome, one interval contains:
- the LOC108057680 gene encoding solute carrier family 22 member 3 isoform X2, whose protein sequence is MSFIHPDAGLMGSNGNVPSSMEELDSKSEKDKSPQNERVEIKIVMIKVQAESPLLPLKDVEPSPPRVQSSSHISASRSPHKYSTLAGDLAPPPTSAPHEDPEGEANNNNNNNTSSNNNNHNHEGAFYKHLSDGDIVAPTPTHKQQHEYQLYPNDTFARLEGKAPRPNTKMQTKVDAVGRITGPWGKWQLRTVLLIFLCKIPSSWFMACIIFTAPAPRHGEFFCKPPNTIGAQNQTQWIKVSHPQKEESDDQEFSIDFCNVYQDAQEHAHHYYNYENSEQEPRVWEKPLHRNSNVIPCTEFQHEADYHSVVTQYDLVCSRDILVSVTQFFHLFGVLTGGILANQLLKYFSPRNVMLFGMITQIFCGNLTGHVASYELHVFFRCLSAVCCAQMYTAGGQIMADITGGKYRTCVSTLFEQFWSIGVMMLPGVASFWSSWSHLYMAISWPTVILIYLWQWIPDSPRWLIARGRTQDAKKILLECAEVNGTRYNLPHDIDQQLELQAQTAMDAPPPSGWWSMWKGERAVRHMVFVHLAWSLYIVVYYGMLLNIRSFSRDHLYINTFVAGFSEMMGTFFGLFLILKTTRKWLWTGLFNIVAGCIAYCGWLVPKPSVIGLDPNVALLMCSAMVSKMAISTTLSILTTCTVELVSDDKKKITSFSTICWARFWLLGAPFIGSTVVFGQLIPQTAFASLAIFGGLCTSMISSPRTHPISRPASPSPTAQGAQNMASQFTIIDGMDNKGYTPTSKTIHSNSAIRKLTTPQSNLPPQLMPGIWTTKINEDGPPM, encoded by the exons atgagTTTCATTCATCCTGACGCTGGTTTAATGGGCTCCAATGGTAATGTCCCGAGTTCCATGGAGGAATTGGATTCAAAATCGGAGAAGGATAAAAGCCCCCAAAATGAACGAGTAGAAATTAAAATCGTGATGATCAAAGTTCAG GCAGAGTCCCCTCTACTGCCCCTAAAGGACGTCGAGCCTTCGCCCCCTCGAGTCCAGAGTTCCTCGCACATATCAGCCAGTAGGTCACCCCACAAGTACAGCACCTTAGCCGGCGACTTAGCACCTCCACCCACTTCCGCGCCCCACGAAGATCCGGAAGGagaggccaacaacaacaacaacaacaacactagcagcaacaacaacaaccacaaccaCGAGGGCGCGTTCTACAAGCACCTTTCGGACGGGGACATTGTCGCTCCCACTCCCACCCACAAGCAGCAGCACGAGTACCAGCTCTATCCCAACGACACCTTCGCCCGCCTGGAGGGAAAGGCACCGAGGCCAAACACCAAGATGCAGACCAAGGTGGATGCCGTGGGACGAATCACCGGGCCCTGGGGGAAGTGGCAGCTGCGAACGGTGCTCCTGATCTTCCTGTGCAAGATCCCCTCCTCCTGGTTCATGGCCTGCATCATTTTCACGGCCCCGGCACCGCGACACGGCGAGTTCTTCTGCAAGCCGCCAAACACGATCGGAGCCCAAAACCAGACGCAGTGGATCAAGGTGTCGCATCCGCAGAAGGAGGAGAGCGACGACCAGGAGTTCAGCATAGACTTCTGCAATGTCTATCAGGATGCGCAGGAGCACGCCCATCATTACTACAACTACGAGAACAGTGAGCAGGAGCCGCGCGTGTGGGAGAAGCCCCTGCACCGCAACTCCAACGTGATACCCTGCACGGAGTTTCAGCACGAGGCCGACTACCACTCGGTGGTCACCCAGTACGATCTCGTCTGCTCCCGGGACATCCTCGTCTCGGTCACGCAGTTCTTCCATCTGTTCGGTGTCCTCACCGGCGGCATCCTGGCCAATCAGCTGCTCAAATA TTTCAGTCCCCGAAATGTGATGCTCTTCGGCATGATCACTCAGATATTTTGCGGTAACCTCACGGGTCACGTGGCCTCCTACGAGCTGCACGTGTTCTTCCGCTGTCTCTCCGCCGTTTGTTGTGCCCAGATGTACACCGCCGGAGGTCAGATCA TGGCCGACATAACGGGGGGAAAGTACCGCACCTGCGTCTCTACGCTGTTCGAGCAGTTCTGGTCCATTGGCGTGATGATGCTGCCCGGAGTGGCTAGCTTCTGGTCCAGCTGGTCTCACCTCTACATGGCCATCTCGTGGCCCACTGTGATACTAATCTATCTGTGGCA GTGGATTCCTGACTCGCCGCGCTGGCTGATCGCCAGAGGGCGCACACAGGACGCGAAGAAGATCCTGCTGGAGTGCGCCGAGGTGAACGGAACGCGCTACAACCTGCCCCACGACATCGATCAGCAGCTGGAGCTGCAGGCGCAGACGGCGATGGACGCACCTCCCCCCAGTGGGTGGTGGTCGATGTGGAAGGGAGAGCGGGCGGTGCGACACATGGTGTTCGTGCACCTGGCCTGGTCGCTCTACATCGTGGTCTACTACGGCATGCTGCTCAATATCCGCTCCTTCAGCCGCGACCACCTGTACATCAACACCTTCGTCGCGGGCTTCAGCGAGATGATGGGCACCTTCTTCGGCCTCTTCCTGATCCTGAAGACCACCCGCAAGTGGCTGTGGACGGGACTCTTCAATATAGTAGCCGGATGCATCGCCTACTGCGGCTGGCTGGTGCCGAAGCCCAGTGTGATTGGACTCGACCCGAATGTGGCCCTGCTGATGTGCTCGGCCATGGTCTCCAAGATGGCCATATCCACGACGCTTAGCATTCTGACTACCTGTACGGTGGAACTGGTGTCGGATGACAAGAAGAAAATCACCTCCTTTTCCACAATCTGCTGGGCTCGTTTCTGGCTGCTCGGGGCCCCCTTCATTGGATCTACAGTCGTCTTCGGACAGCTCATTCCCCAGACGGCATTCGCCTCTCTGGCCATTTTTGGTGGCCTGTGCACCTCTATGATAAGCAGTCCTAGGACGCATCCCATCTCGAGACCCGCTTCGCCTTCACCGACTGCCCAGGGGGCCCAGAACATGGCCTCACAGTTCACCATCATCGACGGAATGGACAACAAGGGCTATACACCCACCTCCAAGACCATCCACTCGAACAGCGCCATTAGGAAACTGACCACGCCGCAATCGAATCTACCTCCTCAACTGATGCCCGGCATTTGGACGACCAAGATAAACGAGGACGGCCCACCAATGTGA
- the atms gene encoding RNA polymerase II-associated factor 1 homolog, which produces MPPTINNSAVSSADKRPQRQTERKSEIICRVKYGNNLPDIPFDLKFLQYPFDSHRFVQYNPTSLERNFKYDVLTEHDLGVTVDLINRELYQADSMTMLDPADEKLLEEETLTPTDSVRSRQHSRTVSWLRKSEYISTEQTRFQPQNLENIEAKVGYNVKKSLREETLYLDRDAQIKAIEKTFSDTKSDITKHYSKPNVVPVEVLPIFPDFTNWKYPCAQVIFDSDPAPVGKNVPAQLEEMSQAMIRGVMDESGEQFVAYFLPTEQTLEKRRTDFVAGELYKEEEEYEYKIAREYNWNVKTKASKGYEENYFFVMRPDGIYYNELETRVRLNKRRVKVGQQPNNTKLVVKHRPLDGMEHRMQRYRERQLEVPGEEEEEEVDEELEETEEQTQAIGDTEKTGENASGGTQAADGGDSPAQVARDRKSRSRTRSRSGSSSGSGSGSGSRASSRSKSGSRSGSGSRSRSNSPAGSQKSGSRSKSGSRSRSRSKSGSRSRSRSKSGSRSRSGSRSGSGSRSPSRSRSGSPTGSGSSSGSGSE; this is translated from the exons ATGCCGCCAACGATCAACAATTCCGCGGTTAGCAGTGCCGACAAGCGACCCCAGCGGCAAACGGAGCGCAA GTCGGAGATCATTTGCCGCGTTAAATATGGGAACAACCTGCCGGACATACCCTTCGACCTGAAGTTCCTGCAATATCCCTTCGACAGCCACCGCTTCGTGCAGTACAATCCCACGTCGCTGGAGCGGAACTTCAAGTACGATGTGCTGACGGAGCACGATTTGGGTGTCACGGTCGACCTGATCAATCGGGAGCTCTATCAGGCCGACTCCATGACCATGCTGGACCCCGCCGATGAGAAACTCCTGGAGGAGGAGACCCTGACGCCCACGGACTCTGTACGCTCGCGCCAGCACTCGCGAACGGTTTCCTGGCTGCGCAAGTCCGAGTACATCTCCACGGAGCAGACACGCTTCCAGCCGCAGAACCTGGAGAACATTGAGGCGAAGGTGGGCTACAATGTCAAAAAGTCGCTCAGGGAGGAGACCCTCTATCTGGATCGCGATGCCCAGATCAAGGCCATCGAGAAGACCTTCAGCGACACCAAGAGCGATATCACCAAGCACTACTCCAAGCCCAACGTGGTGCCCGTGGAGGTGCTGCCCATTTTCCCCGACTTCACCAACTGGAAGTACCCCTGCGCCCAGGTCATTTTCGACAGCGATCCAGCCCCCGTGGGCAAGAATGTGCCCGCCCAGCTGGAGGAGATGTCGCAGGCCATGATTCGTGGTGTGATGGACGAGAGCGGCGAGCAGTTTGTCGCCTACTTCCTGCCCACGGAGCAGACGCTGGAGAAGCGTCGCACCGACTTCGTCGCCGGAGAGCTGTataaggaggaggaggagtacgAGTACAAGATTGCCCGAGAGTACAACTGGAACGTGAAGACCAAGGCCTCCAAGGGTTACGAAGAGAACTACTTCTTTGTGATGCGGCCGGACGGCATATACTACAACGAGCTGGAGACGCGTGTGCGCCTCAACAAGCGTCGCGTCAAGGTCGGCCAGCAGCCCAACAATACCAAGCTG GTTGTCAAGCATCGTCCTTTGGACGGAATGGAACATCGTATGCAGCGCTATCGTGAGCGCCAACTAGAAGTTCCTGgcgaggaagaggaggaggaggtcgaTGAGGAGTTGGAAGAGACCGAGGAGCAGACCCAGGCTATAGGCGATACGGAGAAGACGGGCGAGAATGCATCCGGCGGTACACAGGCAGCAGATGGTGGGGACTCACCAGCCCAGGTAGCTCGCGATCGCAAGTCCCGCTCCCGAACTCGCAGTCGCAGCGGATCCAGTTCCGGCTCGGGCTCTGGCTCCGGATCTCGGGCCAGCAGCCGCTCAAAGTCTGGCTCTCGATCGGGAAGCGGCTCCCGGTCACGCTCCAATTCACCTGCAGGCTCCCAGAAGTCTGGATCAAGATCGAAATCGGGGTCACGTTCCAGATCCCGCTCGAAGTCTGGCTCGCGATCGCGCTCTCGCTCCAAGTCCGGTTCTCGATCCCGTTCGGGATCCAGATCTGGCTCTGGATCTCGATCGCCCAGTCGCTCCCGCAGTGGCTCACCTACGGGATCCGGATCCAGTTCTGGAAGCGGTTCAGAATGA
- the LOC108057680 gene encoding solute carrier family 22 member 4 isoform X1 yields MLTDIGSSANGNGNGNSGHNIGNGHGLVSGLHSSDSSSGIGSASSEKLATRSDEANATKGSNGEGDADEDDDDEDETTAESPLLPLKDVEPSPPRVQSSSHISASRSPHKYSTLAGDLAPPPTSAPHEDPEGEANNNNNNNTSSNNNNHNHEGAFYKHLSDGDIVAPTPTHKQQHEYQLYPNDTFARLEGKAPRPNTKMQTKVDAVGRITGPWGKWQLRTVLLIFLCKIPSSWFMACIIFTAPAPRHGEFFCKPPNTIGAQNQTQWIKVSHPQKEESDDQEFSIDFCNVYQDAQEHAHHYYNYENSEQEPRVWEKPLHRNSNVIPCTEFQHEADYHSVVTQYDLVCSRDILVSVTQFFHLFGVLTGGILANQLLKYFSPRNVMLFGMITQIFCGNLTGHVASYELHVFFRCLSAVCCAQMYTAGGQIMADITGGKYRTCVSTLFEQFWSIGVMMLPGVASFWSSWSHLYMAISWPTVILIYLWQWIPDSPRWLIARGRTQDAKKILLECAEVNGTRYNLPHDIDQQLELQAQTAMDAPPPSGWWSMWKGERAVRHMVFVHLAWSLYIVVYYGMLLNIRSFSRDHLYINTFVAGFSEMMGTFFGLFLILKTTRKWLWTGLFNIVAGCIAYCGWLVPKPSVIGLDPNVALLMCSAMVSKMAISTTLSILTTCTVELVSDDKKKITSFSTICWARFWLLGAPFIGSTVVFGQLIPQTAFASLAIFGGLCTSMISSPRTHPISRPASPSPTAQGAQNMASQFTIIDGMDNKGYTPTSKTIHSNSAIRKLTTPQSNLPPQLMPGIWTTKINEDGPPM; encoded by the exons ATGCTCACGGATATTGGCAGCAGTGCAAACGGTAACGGTAATGGCAACAGCGGCCATAATATTGGCAATGGTCACGGCCTAGTCAGCGGACTTCATTCGAGCGACTCCTCCAGCGGAATCGGCAGTGCTAGCAGTGAGAAGTTGGCAACGCGCAGCGATGAGGCCAATGCCACAAAGGGCAGCAATGGTGAAGGGGATGCCGACgaggatgacgatgatgaggaCGAAACTACG GCAGAGTCCCCTCTACTGCCCCTAAAGGACGTCGAGCCTTCGCCCCCTCGAGTCCAGAGTTCCTCGCACATATCAGCCAGTAGGTCACCCCACAAGTACAGCACCTTAGCCGGCGACTTAGCACCTCCACCCACTTCCGCGCCCCACGAAGATCCGGAAGGagaggccaacaacaacaacaacaacaacactagcagcaacaacaacaaccacaaccaCGAGGGCGCGTTCTACAAGCACCTTTCGGACGGGGACATTGTCGCTCCCACTCCCACCCACAAGCAGCAGCACGAGTACCAGCTCTATCCCAACGACACCTTCGCCCGCCTGGAGGGAAAGGCACCGAGGCCAAACACCAAGATGCAGACCAAGGTGGATGCCGTGGGACGAATCACCGGGCCCTGGGGGAAGTGGCAGCTGCGAACGGTGCTCCTGATCTTCCTGTGCAAGATCCCCTCCTCCTGGTTCATGGCCTGCATCATTTTCACGGCCCCGGCACCGCGACACGGCGAGTTCTTCTGCAAGCCGCCAAACACGATCGGAGCCCAAAACCAGACGCAGTGGATCAAGGTGTCGCATCCGCAGAAGGAGGAGAGCGACGACCAGGAGTTCAGCATAGACTTCTGCAATGTCTATCAGGATGCGCAGGAGCACGCCCATCATTACTACAACTACGAGAACAGTGAGCAGGAGCCGCGCGTGTGGGAGAAGCCCCTGCACCGCAACTCCAACGTGATACCCTGCACGGAGTTTCAGCACGAGGCCGACTACCACTCGGTGGTCACCCAGTACGATCTCGTCTGCTCCCGGGACATCCTCGTCTCGGTCACGCAGTTCTTCCATCTGTTCGGTGTCCTCACCGGCGGCATCCTGGCCAATCAGCTGCTCAAATA TTTCAGTCCCCGAAATGTGATGCTCTTCGGCATGATCACTCAGATATTTTGCGGTAACCTCACGGGTCACGTGGCCTCCTACGAGCTGCACGTGTTCTTCCGCTGTCTCTCCGCCGTTTGTTGTGCCCAGATGTACACCGCCGGAGGTCAGATCA TGGCCGACATAACGGGGGGAAAGTACCGCACCTGCGTCTCTACGCTGTTCGAGCAGTTCTGGTCCATTGGCGTGATGATGCTGCCCGGAGTGGCTAGCTTCTGGTCCAGCTGGTCTCACCTCTACATGGCCATCTCGTGGCCCACTGTGATACTAATCTATCTGTGGCA GTGGATTCCTGACTCGCCGCGCTGGCTGATCGCCAGAGGGCGCACACAGGACGCGAAGAAGATCCTGCTGGAGTGCGCCGAGGTGAACGGAACGCGCTACAACCTGCCCCACGACATCGATCAGCAGCTGGAGCTGCAGGCGCAGACGGCGATGGACGCACCTCCCCCCAGTGGGTGGTGGTCGATGTGGAAGGGAGAGCGGGCGGTGCGACACATGGTGTTCGTGCACCTGGCCTGGTCGCTCTACATCGTGGTCTACTACGGCATGCTGCTCAATATCCGCTCCTTCAGCCGCGACCACCTGTACATCAACACCTTCGTCGCGGGCTTCAGCGAGATGATGGGCACCTTCTTCGGCCTCTTCCTGATCCTGAAGACCACCCGCAAGTGGCTGTGGACGGGACTCTTCAATATAGTAGCCGGATGCATCGCCTACTGCGGCTGGCTGGTGCCGAAGCCCAGTGTGATTGGACTCGACCCGAATGTGGCCCTGCTGATGTGCTCGGCCATGGTCTCCAAGATGGCCATATCCACGACGCTTAGCATTCTGACTACCTGTACGGTGGAACTGGTGTCGGATGACAAGAAGAAAATCACCTCCTTTTCCACAATCTGCTGGGCTCGTTTCTGGCTGCTCGGGGCCCCCTTCATTGGATCTACAGTCGTCTTCGGACAGCTCATTCCCCAGACGGCATTCGCCTCTCTGGCCATTTTTGGTGGCCTGTGCACCTCTATGATAAGCAGTCCTAGGACGCATCCCATCTCGAGACCCGCTTCGCCTTCACCGACTGCCCAGGGGGCCCAGAACATGGCCTCACAGTTCACCATCATCGACGGAATGGACAACAAGGGCTATACACCCACCTCCAAGACCATCCACTCGAACAGCGCCATTAGGAAACTGACCACGCCGCAATCGAATCTACCTCCTCAACTGATGCCCGGCATTTGGACGACCAAGATAAACGAGGACGGCCCACCAATGTGA